One Mycolicibacterium doricum genomic window, GGTGCTGCTGTTCAGCCCGTCGGCGTTGCAGTGGCTCGGCGCTCAGGAGCCGGCCAGCGCCGACAATTCCGGACCCGACACCCGGTAGGTGATCCAGTCGGCCTGCGGGTTGCCGCCGACGGCGTCGTAGAGAGCAATCGCGTTCTCGTTCCAGTCGAGCACCGCCCAAGACAGCCTGCTGTAACCATTGGTGACGCATTCGCGTGCCAGCGTCGAGAGCAAGGCGCGGGCCAGACCGTGGCGACGGTGCCTCGGTCTGACGAAGAGATCCTCGAGGTAGATGCCGGCCACGCCGTCCCAGGTCGAGAAGTTGTAAAACCACAGGGCACCGGCGGCGGCCGCACCGTCGACCTCCACCAGGTGCCCGTAGACGCGGGGCTCGGAGCCAAAGAGCGCGTCGCGCATCTGCTGTTCGGTCACGGTGCACTCGGCCGACGCGCGTTCGAACGCGGCCAGCTCGTGCACCATCGCGGTGAGCTGCACCTCGTCACCGGGCTCGACCCGGCGGATGGTCACTGTCATCGGGCAACCCCCAGTGCGGAGAGGATCGTGGTGAATTTCGTTGTGGTCTCAGCGACTTCCTGGTCCGGATCCGATTCGGCGACGATGCCGCCGCCGGAGTGCGCCGCGGCGCTGAGCCGGTCGGCGGACAGCTGTGCGCACCGGATGGACACCACCCAACGGCCGTCGCCCGCCGCGTCGCACCATCCCACGGCGCCGGCGTAGAAGCCGCGGTCGCCTTCCAGCCGCTTGATCAGTGCGGCGGCGAGGTCGGTGGGGACGCCGCCGACCGCCGGGGTCGGGTGCAGTGCGACAGCGAGATCCAAGGCGGTGGTGGTCGTTTCGCGCAGTCGGCCGGTGACCTCGGTGCTCAGGTGCCAGACGGCGGCGGTCGCGCTGAGGTGCGGTGTCGGCGCGATCTGCACGTCCACGCAGAAGGGGTCCAGGGCCTTGCGCACCTCGTCGACCACGATCGCATGCTCATGGCGGTCCTTGGCCGACTCGGCGAGGCTGGCGCCGCTGGCCCGGTCGGCCGTGGGGTCGGCGAAGCGCGGCGCGGAACCGGCGAACGGTTGGCACGTCACGACGTCGCCACGCCGGGCGACCAGGAGTTCGGGGCTGGCGCCGATGAGGGCGCCCCCGCGGTGGTGGTCTCCGGCCGCGCTGAGGTCGACCAGATACGCGTTGGCGCTCGCGTCGTCGGCGGCCAGGCGCCGCAGCAGGGTCCGGGTTTGAAGCGGTGCGTCGGCGGTGAGGTGCAAGGCCCGCGCGAGGACAACTTTGTGCAGTCCGGTGGCGGGGTCGTTGAGTGCGCGCACCGCGGAGGCGACGCGGCTGCGGTGCTCCCGCGGTGCGGGTCGAAACTCGGCGATCCGCACCTGCGGCAGGGCGACGGTAGGCCAATCCGGCAGCACAGCGAGGAAGCGGACGTCTCGCGGGCGGAACAGCGCGGCCGGGGACGACAAGTCGAAAGGCAAGGCGCCCAGCAACATCGGAGTGGCACCGGCCGCCAGTGCGGCGCGCGCCTCGGGCAGCGAGGGGTACGGCGTGTGGACGCCGTCGGCCAGCACGACGCCGTCGGCTCCGGTCAGGACGAAGGTCGGCTCGGTGCCCCTCGCCGTGGTCACGTCGGCATGCACGGATGCGGATAACCTGTCAGCGCCAACGCGCTGATCTGGCGTACTCCGTGCTCCCATCCGCACACCGCAATCGATGCCGCCACCATCGCGAACCGGATCCCGTCCTGCAGCGGCAGCTCCGCCCAGCGGGCGATCACCGCCCGGAAGAAGTGACCGTGTCCGACGAAGATGGTGTCGCGGGTCTCGAGGTGCATAAGCGCCATCTCCACCGCACGCTCGGCACGTGCGCTGACGTCCTCGACACTCTCGCCGCCGGGACAACCATGCGTCCACACCAGCCAGTCGGGGTCGGATTCACGGATCTCGGGCGTTGTGCGGCCTTCGTAGTCGCCGTAGTCCCACTCGACGAGCAACTCGGACACCTCGTCGACGGTCAGGCCGGCCAGTCTCGCGGTGTCGAGGGCCCGCCGTCGAGGGCTGCTGATCACCAGCGCATTGTCGAGCGTTAGCCGGTCGAGCGCCTCGGCCGTCCGAATGGCCTGCTCACGACCGGTTTCGGTCAGTTCCAGGTCGGTACGGCTGGTGTGCCGTCCCGAACGCGACCACTCCGTCTCACCGTGGCGGATCAGCAGAACTCGATGGTCGGTCAGGCTCACACCCGTCGATTCTGCCGGACGTCCGTGTGTCAGGGTCTTGCACGTGTCAGGATGGCACCCGTGACGCGAGTACTTGCGGTCGCCAATCAAAAGGGTGGGGTCGCCAAAACCACGACGGTTGCGTCGTTGGGTGCTGCGATGGCGGAAAGCGGCAAGCGGGTGCTGCTCGTCGATCTGGACCCCCAGGGGTCGTTGACGTTCTCGATGGGCCACGATCCCGACAAGTTGCCGGTCTCGGTGCACGAAGTACTGCTAGGCGAGGTGGAACCGGATGCGGCGCTGGTGGATACGCCGGAGGGGATGGCGTTGCTGCCGGCCAACATCGACCTCGCCGGGGCGGAGGCGATGCTGCTCATGCGAGCCGGTCGCGAACATGCTCTCAAACGCGCGCTGGCTAAGCTGACCGGCACCTATGACGTGGTGCTGATCGATTGTCCGCCGTCGCTCGGGGTGCTCACCCTCAACGGGTTGACCGCCGCCGACGAGGTCATCGTGCCGTTGCAGTGCGAGACGCTGGCGCACCGCGGGGTGGGCCAATTCCTGCGGACGGTGTCCGACGTGCAGGCCATCACCAACCCGGACCTCAAGCTGCTGGGTGCGCTGCCGACCCTGTACGACTCCAGGACCACCCACAGCCGTGACGTTCTCTTCGACGTCGTCGACCGCTACGAGCTGCCGGTGCTGGCGCCGCCGATACCGCGCACTGTGCGATTCGCCGAGGCCAGCGCATCGGGCTCGTCGGTGCTGGCCGGCCGGAAGAACAAGGGTGCGCTCGCCTACCGGGAACTGGCGGGGGCACTGCTCAAGCACTGGAAGAACGGCAAGGACCTGCCGACCTACACGCCGGAGCTCTAGCCGCCACCACACGCCCATACCAGCGACTCCCGGTGACGCGCACGCGGCTCGGCTCACCCACTGGTGCGGAATGAGGGATGGGATGGCCGACGGCGGTTTCGCGTTCCTCGTCACCGGCGCCGGCCGTGGTGTAGGGAGCGTGAGCCGCGCTGTGGTGGCCGATTCGTCGACGCCGGTGCGCGTTTCGGGAGTCAGCTGAGACCGACCAGGTCGCCGCCGCGCAGTTCCACGACGTGGTCACCGACGACCGCAGGAATGACCGCTCCGTCGACCGGCGGACGGGCAAGCGGGATGTGACGTTCGCCGGTCCCGGAACCGGGGTCGAAGACGTCGTAGCCGTCGCTGACCGGCACCAGCAGCCGATCGGCCATCTCGGCGGCCGGTCCGAGTGGCAGGCTCGGTCCCGACGGTGTCACCGTGTACTTGTACCGGAGGCCGGATGCGTCGAACACCATCACCGAGTCACCGGCCCACCACGTGATCAGATCGCCCGCGCGCGACACGACGGCGTCCGGGGACGCGGGCGAGCTCATCAGGGTGCTAGCGACCGTCGTGCCGGTCTCGTCGATGACGTTGACGCTCGGCTGCGGCGTCGGAAGGTAGACCGCGGTCGTGGTGTCGGAGACGGCGATGACCCGGGCGTCGGAGTCAGCGGCCACGCCGGGCAGTTCGACGTACCTGATGTCCGGTACGTCCTCTTCGTCGGACGGGCGTAGCAGCGTCAACCGCAGGTGGGGCTCGTTCGGGCAGGCTTCCAGGACCGACGCCGCCGAGGAACTGGCGGCCGCGGACGTCAGCCGGCACAGGGGCGCCGCGGGCACGTCCGGTTTGACGCGCGCATCGAGGGCACCGTAGCTGAGCATGCGCACCATGTCCGAACGCCACATCTCGAGTCGGCTCTCACCGGCCGAGAGCACCGTCGTGCCGTCGGTGCTCAACGTCACTTCTGGATCGGCGAATCCGGTACGCGCGTTGCCGCGCTTGCCCGTCCTGCCGTTGATCGTGCTGACCTGACCGCAGCCCCGCGAGTCCGGATACACCGCCACTGCGTAGTGGTAGACCGACGTGACGCCGCACAGGTCGACGTCACGGGCGTAGCTCCACACCGTCTCACCTGTACCGGGATCGCGGCCCTGCACGGTTGGACCGTCGCCGGTCACGACGCTGCCGCCGACGACGACCGGCATCGGAGTCTTCGGGCTCGCGGCGCTCCAGAGGTCCCGCAGAGCCGACGGAACGTCGGTTGCGGGCTCGAGATCGGGTATCGCCTGGGCGGCGGGTTGACTGATGGTGGCTCTGGCGTCGCTGGTCCACCAGACCAGGCCCGCTACCACGGCGATCACCGCGGCGATCGCGACGGCGGCCATCACGTCACCGCGGGTGCGGCGCTCCGGTTTGACCACTGATGAGGGTGACCGTCAGGTCAGCTGGTCGTGGACGCGGCCTTGCGCGGACGCCGACGGCGGCGGCGACGCCCGGCTTGGCCGGACTCACCGCTGGCATCGGCGTCCCCGTCACCGTCCACGGATTCGACAGCCGACTGCTCGGCCGACGCCTCGACGTGGCCGGTGACGGGTTCGCCTGCGCGGGTGCGCCGACGGTTTCGGGACCGGCTGCGGGTGGGCTTGTCGTCCCCGTCGCGGTCACCGGCACGTTCGCCGCGGCGGGAGCGTTCAGGACGCTTGGCGGCCCTCGCCTTCGGCTCACCGACAGAACCGCCGGCGTCGGCGGGGATGCCCAGTTCCTCGTAGAGGTGCGGCGAACTGGAGTAGGTCTCAGCCGGGTCCGGGGTGTTCAGGCCCAGCGCCTTGTCGATCATCGACCAGCGGGGCAGCTCGTCCCAGTCGACCAGCGTCACCGCGACGCCGGTCTTGCCTGCGCGGCCCGTGCGGCCGATGCGGTGCACGTAGGCCTGCTCGTCCTCCGGGATCTGGAAATTGATCACGTGGGTGATGTCGTCGATGTCGATGCCGCGCGCCGCGACGTCCGTGGCGACCAGCACGTCCACCTCGCCGTTGCGGAAGCTCTTGAGCGCCTTCTCGCGGGCACTCTGACCCAGGTCACCGTGGACGGCGCCGACCTTGAACCCGCGCTCGGCGAGTTCGTCGGCCACCTTCTGCGCGGTGCGCTTGGTCCGGGTGAAGATCATCGTCGCGCCGCGGCCCTCCGCCTGCAGGATCCGGCTGACCACCTCGACCTTGTCCAGCGCGTGGGCGCGGTAGGCGAACTGCGCGGTGGTGTCGTGGGTGGCGGCCGAATGCGGCGCCTCAGCGCGGATGTGGGTGGGCTGATTCATGAAGGTGCGCGCCAGCGTGATGATCGGATCCGGCATCGTGGCAGAGAACAGCATTGCCTGTCGCGTGTCGGGGGTTTGGCGCAGGATGCGCTCGATGTCGGGCAGGAATCCCAGATCGAGCATCTCGTCGGCTTCGTCGAGTACCAGCACCGACAGGCCGCCCAGCTGTAGGTGACCCTGCTGGGCCAGGTCGAGCAGGCGGCCTGGCGTGCCGACCACGACGTCGGCGCCCTCGCGCAGCGCCTCGATCTGCGGCTCGTACGGGCGGCCACCGTAGATCGACACCACCGAGAGCTTGCGGTGGCCGGCGGTCAGGTACTTGGCGGCCAGCGACAGGTCGCTGTGGACCTGCAGGCACAGCTCGCGGGTGGGAACCACGATCAGGGCGCGGGGGATACCGGTCAGGGTCTTGTCGGCGTCGGTGGTGACGCGCTGCAGCAGCGGGACGCCGAAAGCGTAGGTCTTGCCCATACCCGTGCGAGCCTGACCGATCAGGTCGTCGCCGGCCAACGCCATGGGCAGGGTCAGTTCCTGGATGGCGAAGGGCTGATGGATGCCTTCCTCGGCCAGTGCGCGACAGATTTCGTCACGTACGCCGAGGCTGGCGAATGTCATCTCAACAGGAGTTGTCAAAGGAGTCATGCGAAGTGAACGTGGCCTTTCATAGTCGACTCGTAGCCGGCCTCGTGGATTCCACGCGCACACGAGTCTGACGATGAAGCGGCCTCCTCGCCCGTCATGGGCGGTGCCGATCCGTTGGGCCCTGCACTTTCGGAGGCGGGCCAACGCGTGCACGCACATTTCTTTAGGGGGTGGCCCATCTGGAATGAGCCGCCGCCTCCACACACCATACCTTGGATTACTTTCCCGACGTGGATCGGGGCCCGTTGGCCATTACAGTTGGGCCATGAATTCGACGCGACCTGCAGCCTCGGGAGAGCACCCGATCACACCCCAAACGGCAGGTGTGTCGGCCGATCATCGCGGCGTCGACGAATTGTTCGCGCTGCTCGCCTACGGCGAGGTGGCCGCGTTCTACCGGCTGACCGACGAGGCGCGGATGGCGCCCAACCTGCGTGGGCGGATCAACATGGCCAGTATGGCGGCCGCCGAGATGAACCATTACGAGTTGCTGCGCGAAGCCATGGAGCGCCGCGGTGTCGACGTGGTGCCCGCTATGACGAAATACTCCTCGGCGCTGGAGAACTACCACCGGTTGACGACGCCGAGCACCTGGCTCGAGGCACTGGTCAAGACGTATGTCGGCGATGCGCTCGCTGCGGATTTCTACAACGAGATCGCCGGTGCGCTGCCCGACGAGGTGGCCGCGGTGGTGCGCGGCGTGCTGGCCGAGACCGGGCATTCGCAGTTCGTGGTCGCCGAGGTGCGCGCCGCGGTGACCGCCAGCGACCGGCAGCGGCACCGGTTGGCACTGTGGTCGCGGCGGTTATTGGGTGAGGCGATCACCCAGGCGCAGTACGTGCTGGCCGAACACGACGAACTCGTCGACCTCGTGATGGCCGGCGGTGAAGGGCTCACGCAGATCGCCGGGTTCTTCGACCGGTTGCAGCAGACCCACCAGTCACGGATGCAGGAACTCGGTTTGGCCTGAGGCGCTACTGCGTGCAGGTGGCGATCATCGAGTTGTTGTTCTGGGTGACCAGCGCGGCGCCCGCGGCATCGGTGATCGTGCAGTTGAGTTGACCGCCGATGCTGGTGGCGGTGACCGACTTGAGTTCCACACCAGGGTCGAGCACGACGGTCTTCGACCACGGCAGCGCCACGTTGACCTCGGTCTGCAATGCGCCCTGCTGGTCGGTGTAGATGACCGTCACGAAGTCGATGAGTTGGCGGTTGCCCGTGACCGTGTAGGTGATCGCGCGCGGCGTGGCCGCCGCAGCGGGTGGCGGGGGAGCGAGGGCACTCGGCGCCGGGTCGGGGGTGGCGTTCGCCGATGGCGACGGTAGCGAGGTCGGCGTGACGGTCGTGATGGTTTCCGGGGCGAGCGAGGCGACCGGGGGCGGTAAAGCCGCCGAGGTGTCGTGCGGCGCCGCCGCGGAGACCGGTGGGCGGGTCTGTGCCGAACGGCCGACCGTCGCCGACACCGATCCGCTGTCGCCGCCGCCGAGGATCACCAACGTGCATAGCGCGGCGACGAGGAGGGTCGCGCCCGAAACGGCGGCGATCCACTTCCAGCGGTTGTCGATGTCGGTCTCGTAGTCCTCGTAGTCCTCGTAGTCCTCGTAGCCGAGGTCCGTGTCGGTGTGCGACCCGGGCTGCCAACTCTGCCCGTAGCCGGTGTGGTCGCCGTAGTCGCGGTGGTCGGCGCGCGGGCGGTCCAGGCGTCCGGTTTGCGCGGACGTGTACGGCGAATGCGGCGAATAATGCCTGCTCATTATGGCTTTCCGGTAGCTTTCAACGGCTCTGCGTCCGATGCTAGCGGGGCTGAAGTGACAGTTGAGGTCCCCCAGCATCCGATTGGGTCACGGTCCGGGCTCGGTTCGGCTGCGGTCGAGATCACGCCCGCGCCGGCTTCGCGCAGCGCGTAATCACCAGGGCGGCGGCGGGACGTCGGCGTCCACTAGCCTTTCCGGTTAGCGACGCGGAGTCAGCGACAGCACGACGAAAGGGTTCAAGCGTGGAGGTCAAGATCGGTGTTTCGGACAGCCCACGCGAGCTCGTCCTCAACAGCGCGCAGACGCCCAGTGAGGTCGAGAAGCTGGTGACCGACGCGCTGGCCGAGGGTGCGGGCGGCGTCCTGGCGCTCTCGGACGAGAAGGGCAGGCGCTTCCTGGTCCAGACCAGCCGGATCGCCTACGTGGAGATCGGTGCCGCCGACGTGCGGCGCGTGGGTTTCGGTGTGGTCGGCGCGGAGGCCATCAAGAACGGGTGAGCGGCACGTGCGACAGCCCGCCCCAGGCGAACTGCACCGTCCCGTCGACGGCATCGTCCTTCGAGATGGGCCGCTCGGCGTCCAGCCAGTAGCGGGCACAGTCCACGCTGATGGCCACGAGGCCCACCGCGATCATCCTGGCCCGGTGGGCCTCCAGGCCGGAGTCTCTGCTGATCAAGTCGAACACCGCATCGGTGCAGGCTTCGGTCGCCACCTTCACCTGCGCGGCGACCTGGGGTTCGGTCGTGTAGTCGTTCTCGAAGATCAGCCGGTATCCCTGACTGTCATGTTCGATGAAGTCGAAGAAGGCTTGCACGGCCGCACGCAGTCGCTGCCGGTTGTCGGTGGTGGTGCGCAGCGCCTGGCGCACGCCGGAGACCATGTTGTCGACATGGCGTTGCAACACCGCCAGATACAGCTCGAGTTTTGACGAGAAGTGTTGGTAAAGAACCGGTTTGCTGACACCGGCGCGATCCGCGATCTCGTCCATGCCGGCGGCGTGGTAACCACGGTCGACGAAAATCTCACTCGCGGCGACCAGCAACTGCCCGCGGCGCTCGTCGCGAGGAAGTCGATTGCCGCGCCGGTTGTTCTTCGGCACGCCGGTGCCGTTGGCCGGCTTGTCACCACTCCTCTCAGCTGTGTCGGTGAGATCGCCCATCAAGCCCTCAATCTCCGAATCGGCTGGCGCGCATGGCGGTGGTGGCCCGAGGCGCTCATCGGTCCGACATTACTACCGATCGGGTGGCGCACGCGCCACCCACACCTGCCGGGGGTCGCCGGTGGCGCGCCGGAAACTCAAGTCCGCCGGGCTGTGCCATCCTGTTTCGGTGACCTACGACTCCCGCGCGCGTGGAGGACACCTGGGTCCAGAGCGTCGCGCCGACCGTCGGGCCCCCGCGGTGCGCACCGAGTGGCAGGAACAGCACCGTAACGGGCGAGATCCGCTGCGTGCCCAGCGCGACCCACTGGCCGTCGAACGCGGACGCGTCCGATCCAACCGGGACGACCGGCGGCAGTGGCGTAAACAGACCTGGCTCGGCCGCTTCGTGTCGACTTACGGGTGGCGCGCCTATGCGCTGCCGGTGCTCGCCGTGCTCACCGTCGTCGTCATGTACCAGACCGTGACAGGAACGAGCGCGCCGCAACATGTGGCCGACGAAGAAGGACCGGTACAGGGCCCGCCCACGATCGGCGTGGCCAGCACGGCAATCGTCGGCGCGCCGCCCAACGGGCTCACCCAGTTCGACGCCAACCTGCCGACCGGCATCCTGCCCGCGGGCGGTCCCTTCACCGAGGCAGGCGCCAAGACCTGGCATGTGGTGTCCGGCACCACACCGCAGGTGGGGCAGGGGACGACCAAGAACTTCACCTACACCGTCGAGGTCGAGGACGGCCTCGACACCACGGCCTTCGGCGGCGACGAGGGCTTCGCCCGCATGGTCGACGAGACGCTGGCCAACCCGAAGAGCTGGACCCATAACCCGCAGTTCGCGTTCACCCGCATCGACGCGGGCGCGGGCCCGCCCGACTTCCGGGTGTCGCTCACCTCACCGCTGACCATCCGGGAAGGCTGTGGCTACGACATCCAGCTCGAGGCGTCCTGCTACAACCCGGCGTACCTCGGTGACCAACCGCGGGTGTTCATCAACGAGGCGCGCTGGGTACGCGGTGCCGTGCCGTTCCAGGGCGACATCGGGTCCTACCGGCAGTACCTCATCAACCACGAAGTGGGCCACGCGATCGGCTATCAGCGTCACGAATCCTGCATCGAGAACGGCGCGCTCGCGCCGATCATGATGCAACAGACGTTTTCCACGTCGAACGACGACGCCGCCCGGTTCGACCCCGAAACCGTGCGGTCCGACGGGCTGACGTGCCGCTTCAATCCCTGGCCGTATCCGATCGCCTGACGGGAAGCCTGCGGGGCCCTGCGCTGTTGTGTGAGGTGCCTATTGTGAAGGTGACGCGACTGCCGACCGTGGTCGACGCACCGCAGATTGAGGAGATACCGGTGTCAGGGAATGTGGGAACGCTCGCTCAACAATCATTGCCTCCGCTGGTGGAGCCGGTTGGCGAACTGACCCGCGAAGAAGTCGCCCGATACAGCCGCCACCTGATCATCCCGGATTTGGGACTCGACGGTCAGAAGCGGCTCAAGAACGCCAAGGTGCTGGTGATCGGCGCCGGCGGGCTGGGATCACCGACCCTGCTGTACCTGGCGGCGGCCGGAGTGGGCACCATCGGCATCGTCGACTTCGACGTCGTCGACGAGTCCAACCTGCAGCGGCAGATCATCCACGGACAGTCCGATGTCGGCCGCCCCAAGGCGCAGAGCGCACGCGATTCGGTCCTCGAGATCAACCCGCTGGTGACCGTGCGCCTGCACGAGGAGCGCTTGGAACCGGAGAACGCCGTCGAACTGTTCGAGCAGTACGACCTGATCCTCGACGGCACCGACAACTTCGCCACCCGCTATCTGGTCAACGACGCCGCGGTACTCGCGCACAAGCCGTACGTGTGGGGCTCGATCTACCGCTTCGAAGGCCAGGTCTCGGTGTTCTGGGAGGACGCCCCACACGGTCTGGGCCTCAACTACCGCGACCTGTATCCCGAACCGCCGCCTCCGGGCATGGTCCCCTCCTGCGCCGAGGGCGGTGTGCTGGGCATCCTGTGCGCCTCGATCGCGTCGGTGATGGGCACTGAGGCGATCAAGCTGATCACCGGTATCGGTGAGCCGCTGCTCGGCCGGCTGATGGTCTACGACGCGCTGGACATGACGTACCGCACGATCAAGATTCGCAAGGATCCGGCGACGCCGAAGATCACCGAGCTCATCGACTACGAGGCGTTCTGCGGTGTGGTCTCCGATGCCGCCGCGGCGGCCGCCGCCGATTCCACCGTCACACCCCGGGAGCTGCGTGAGTTGATCGACGCAGGTAAGCCGGTGGCGTTGATCGACGTGCGCGAGCAGGTCGAATGGGACATCAACCGCATCGAGGGCGCCGAGCTTATCCCGAAGTCCACCATAGAGGCGGGCGACGGCTTGGCCAAGCTGCCGCACGACCGGATCCCGGTGCTGTACTGCAAGACCGGTGTTCGCTCAGCCGAGGCGCTCGCCGCGGTGAAGAACGCCGGGTTCTCCGACGCACTGCACCTGCAGGGCGGCATCGTGGCGTGGGCCAAGCAACTCCAACCCGACATGGTGATGTACTGACTGGCCTTTGGTCTCAGCCCGGCAACGGGTCGGAGACACAGCAGGTCAGCGGTCAATTATCGGCACTGTCACCGGTAACCTGACGCTGTGAGCACCGAGCGCCCGCCCGACCACGTCCTGGCCGCGTTCGGACTGGTCGGCGTGCGCCCGGTGCCGCTCGGATCGAGCTGGGAAGGCGGCTGGCGCTGCGGCGAGGTGGTGCTGTCGATGGTTGCCGACCACGCCCGGGCGGCCTGGTCGGCGAAGGTGCGGGAGACGCTGTTCGTCGACGGCGTGCGGTTGGCGCGGCCGGTCCGGTCCACCGACGGCCGGTACGTGGTCGCCGGCTGGCGGGCCGACACATTCGTCGCCGGCACCCCCGAACCGCGGCACGACGAGGTGGTGTCCGCGGCGGTCCGGTTGCACGACGCCACCGCCAAGCTCGAACGGCCGCGTTTCCTCACCCAGCCGCCCGTCGCACCGTGGGCGGACGTCGACGTGTTCATCGCCGCCGACCGCGCCGCCTGGGAAGAGCGTCCGCTGCACTCCCTGCCGCCGGGTGCTCGCGTGGCACCGGGTTCGGCCGACGGGCAACGCTCCGTCGAGCTGATCAACCAGCTCGCCACCCTGCGCCGGGCCACCAAGAGCCCGAGTCAGCTGGTGCACGGTGACCTGTACGGCACGGTCCTCTTCGCGGGTGCCGCTGCCC contains:
- a CDS encoding ferritin-like fold-containing protein — encoded protein: MNSTRPAASGEHPITPQTAGVSADHRGVDELFALLAYGEVAAFYRLTDEARMAPNLRGRINMASMAAAEMNHYELLREAMERRGVDVVPAMTKYSSALENYHRLTTPSTWLEALVKTYVGDALAADFYNEIAGALPDEVAAVVRGVLAETGHSQFVVAEVRAAVTASDRQRHRLALWSRRLLGEAITQAQYVLAEHDELVDLVMAGGEGLTQIAGFFDRLQQTHQSRMQELGLA
- a CDS encoding GNAT family N-acetyltransferase, whose translation is MTVTIRRVEPGDEVQLTAMVHELAAFERASAECTVTEQQMRDALFGSEPRVYGHLVEVDGAAAAGALWFYNFSTWDGVAGIYLEDLFVRPRHRRHGLARALLSTLARECVTNGYSRLSWAVLDWNENAIALYDAVGGNPQADWITYRVSGPELSALAGS
- a CDS encoding TetR/AcrR family transcriptional regulator, yielding MGDLTDTAERSGDKPANGTGVPKNNRRGNRLPRDERRGQLLVAASEIFVDRGYHAAGMDEIADRAGVSKPVLYQHFSSKLELYLAVLQRHVDNMVSGVRQALRTTTDNRQRLRAAVQAFFDFIEHDSQGYRLIFENDYTTEPQVAAQVKVATEACTDAVFDLISRDSGLEAHRARMIAVGLVAISVDCARYWLDAERPISKDDAVDGTVQFAWGGLSHVPLTRS
- a CDS encoding DUF3107 domain-containing protein, whose translation is MEVKIGVSDSPRELVLNSAQTPSEVEKLVTDALAEGAGGVLALSDEKGRRFLVQTSRIAYVEIGAADVRRVGFGVVGAEAIKNG
- a CDS encoding acid phosphatase, producing the protein MSLTDHRVLLIRHGETEWSRSGRHTSRTDLELTETGREQAIRTAEALDRLTLDNALVISSPRRRALDTARLAGLTVDEVSELLVEWDYGDYEGRTTPEIRESDPDWLVWTHGCPGGESVEDVSARAERAVEMALMHLETRDTIFVGHGHFFRAVIARWAELPLQDGIRFAMVAASIAVCGWEHGVRQISALALTGYPHPCMPT
- a CDS encoding isochorismate synthase gives rise to the protein MTTARGTEPTFVLTGADGVVLADGVHTPYPSLPEARAALAAGATPMLLGALPFDLSSPAALFRPRDVRFLAVLPDWPTVALPQVRIAEFRPAPREHRSRVASAVRALNDPATGLHKVVLARALHLTADAPLQTRTLLRRLAADDASANAYLVDLSAAGDHHRGGALIGASPELLVARRGDVVTCQPFAGSAPRFADPTADRASGASLAESAKDRHEHAIVVDEVRKALDPFCVDVQIAPTPHLSATAAVWHLSTEVTGRLRETTTTALDLAVALHPTPAVGGVPTDLAAALIKRLEGDRGFYAGAVGWCDAAGDGRWVVSIRCAQLSADRLSAAAHSGGGIVAESDPDQEVAETTTKFTTILSALGVAR
- a CDS encoding DEAD/DEAH box helicase, whose translation is MTPLTTPVEMTFASLGVRDEICRALAEEGIHQPFAIQELTLPMALAGDDLIGQARTGMGKTYAFGVPLLQRVTTDADKTLTGIPRALIVVPTRELCLQVHSDLSLAAKYLTAGHRKLSVVSIYGGRPYEPQIEALREGADVVVGTPGRLLDLAQQGHLQLGGLSVLVLDEADEMLDLGFLPDIERILRQTPDTRQAMLFSATMPDPIITLARTFMNQPTHIRAEAPHSAATHDTTAQFAYRAHALDKVEVVSRILQAEGRGATMIFTRTKRTAQKVADELAERGFKVGAVHGDLGQSAREKALKSFRNGEVDVLVATDVAARGIDIDDITHVINFQIPEDEQAYVHRIGRTGRAGKTGVAVTLVDWDELPRWSMIDKALGLNTPDPAETYSSSPHLYEELGIPADAGGSVGEPKARAAKRPERSRRGERAGDRDGDDKPTRSRSRNRRRTRAGEPVTGHVEASAEQSAVESVDGDGDADASGESGQAGRRRRRRRPRKAASTTS
- a CDS encoding DUF3152 domain-containing protein, whose product is MTYDSRARGGHLGPERRADRRAPAVRTEWQEQHRNGRDPLRAQRDPLAVERGRVRSNRDDRRQWRKQTWLGRFVSTYGWRAYALPVLAVLTVVVMYQTVTGTSAPQHVADEEGPVQGPPTIGVASTAIVGAPPNGLTQFDANLPTGILPAGGPFTEAGAKTWHVVSGTTPQVGQGTTKNFTYTVEVEDGLDTTAFGGDEGFARMVDETLANPKSWTHNPQFAFTRIDAGAGPPDFRVSLTSPLTIREGCGYDIQLEASCYNPAYLGDQPRVFINEARWVRGAVPFQGDIGSYRQYLINHEVGHAIGYQRHESCIENGALAPIMMQQTFSTSNDDAARFDPETVRSDGLTCRFNPWPYPIA
- a CDS encoding Rv3212 family protein, which gives rise to MVKPERRTRGDVMAAVAIAAVIAVVAGLVWWTSDARATISQPAAQAIPDLEPATDVPSALRDLWSAASPKTPMPVVVGGSVVTGDGPTVQGRDPGTGETVWSYARDVDLCGVTSVYHYAVAVYPDSRGCGQVSTINGRTGKRGNARTGFADPEVTLSTDGTTVLSAGESRLEMWRSDMVRMLSYGALDARVKPDVPAAPLCRLTSAAASSSAASVLEACPNEPHLRLTLLRPSDEEDVPDIRYVELPGVAADSDARVIAVSDTTTAVYLPTPQPSVNVIDETGTTVASTLMSSPASPDAVVSRAGDLITWWAGDSVMVFDASGLRYKYTVTPSGPSLPLGPAAEMADRLLVPVSDGYDVFDPGSGTGERHIPLARPPVDGAVIPAVVGDHVVELRGGDLVGLS
- a CDS encoding ParA family protein; the protein is MAPVTRVLAVANQKGGVAKTTTVASLGAAMAESGKRVLLVDLDPQGSLTFSMGHDPDKLPVSVHEVLLGEVEPDAALVDTPEGMALLPANIDLAGAEAMLLMRAGREHALKRALAKLTGTYDVVLIDCPPSLGVLTLNGLTAADEVIVPLQCETLAHRGVGQFLRTVSDVQAITNPDLKLLGALPTLYDSRTTHSRDVLFDVVDRYELPVLAPPIPRTVRFAEASASGSSVLAGRKNKGALAYRELAGALLKHWKNGKDLPTYTPEL
- the moeZ gene encoding adenylyltransferase/sulfurtransferase MoeZ — protein: MPPLVEPVGELTREEVARYSRHLIIPDLGLDGQKRLKNAKVLVIGAGGLGSPTLLYLAAAGVGTIGIVDFDVVDESNLQRQIIHGQSDVGRPKAQSARDSVLEINPLVTVRLHEERLEPENAVELFEQYDLILDGTDNFATRYLVNDAAVLAHKPYVWGSIYRFEGQVSVFWEDAPHGLGLNYRDLYPEPPPPGMVPSCAEGGVLGILCASIASVMGTEAIKLITGIGEPLLGRLMVYDALDMTYRTIKIRKDPATPKITELIDYEAFCGVVSDAAAAAAADSTVTPRELRELIDAGKPVALIDVREQVEWDINRIEGAELIPKSTIEAGDGLAKLPHDRIPVLYCKTGVRSAEALAAVKNAGFSDALHLQGGIVAWAKQLQPDMVMY